A region from the Halomarina litorea genome encodes:
- a CDS encoding Lrp/AsnC family transcriptional regulator: MDEIDKRILYYLARDARNTTARAIAASVDVSPGTIGNRIERLEERGILEGYHADIDYQTAKNLLPHLYICNAPSSERERLAQETLEISGVVNVRTAMLGRESLHVLAIGTNTKDISRIGQELTELGAEVEKEGLLEEELYQPYRPYGPDGERKRPGKDFMTLAGDAELTELRLKEEAPVAGMTIGGAAEAGILPDDVLVVAIEREGTMITPKGDVGFQGGDIVSLLFRDGYSDEVADYFGDDLIGQ; encoded by the coding sequence TTGGACGAGATCGACAAGCGGATACTCTACTATCTCGCACGGGATGCGCGGAACACGACCGCGAGAGCGATCGCAGCGAGCGTCGACGTCTCGCCGGGCACCATCGGAAACCGGATCGAACGACTGGAAGAACGCGGCATCCTCGAAGGGTATCACGCGGACATCGACTATCAGACCGCCAAGAACCTCCTCCCGCACCTCTATATCTGTAACGCGCCGTCGTCCGAACGTGAGCGCCTCGCACAGGAGACCCTCGAAATCTCTGGTGTGGTGAACGTCCGAACAGCGATGCTCGGGCGCGAGAGTCTCCACGTACTGGCGATCGGGACGAACACGAAAGATATCAGCCGGATCGGACAGGAGCTGACCGAACTCGGCGCCGAGGTGGAGAAAGAGGGGCTACTGGAGGAGGAGCTGTACCAACCGTACCGTCCCTACGGCCCGGATGGCGAACGGAAGCGACCCGGCAAGGACTTCATGACGCTCGCTGGCGACGCCGAACTGACCGAGCTTCGACTCAAGGAGGAGGCCCCCGTGGCCGGGATGACCATCGGTGGAGCAGCCGAGGCGGGAATCCTGCCGGACGACGTGCTCGTCGTCGCGATCGAACGGGAGGGGACGATGATCACACCGAAGGGCGACGTGGGGTTTCAGGGAGGCGATATCGTCTCTCTCCTGTTCAGGGATGGGTACTCCGACGAGGTCGCAGACTACTTCGGGGACGACCTCATCGGTCAGTAG